In the genome of Microbacterium endophyticum, one region contains:
- a CDS encoding polysaccharide deacetylase family protein, whose amino-acid sequence MASRSSSRARRKKRRIAIAVGVSALAVGLIAAGSVVAVRLTASEPSAAVSAAATKTPTPTPTPTPLTPAEALLEEANDPSACAVSFVGDSVPDAPMLQTQDALFSYLPIPEREGAVFAGWYATEADAASRNTAARVNGSDVVACTDQELTLYGGWASPDDVTAEDTGVPILMYHQFTTRPEGEDGWLRGNYAYIGDFEEQITYIADSGFYLPTWDELSAFIDGRLFLPNRSVIVTDDDADSSWLELAAPVVDSHGVLTTSFVITKYRSEGTPSKYVLQRSHTNDMHEAGANGEGRMVNYTAEEIAADMQTSADILGAKEIMAYPYGHYNDTAKEGLRQAGFDMARTIEQGYVHVGTDKLALPCIRMNYGMGLNDLISLIG is encoded by the coding sequence ATGGCGTCACGTTCGTCGAGTCGAGCACGTCGGAAGAAGCGGCGTATCGCGATCGCGGTGGGCGTATCAGCTCTCGCGGTTGGCTTGATCGCCGCGGGGAGTGTTGTCGCGGTGCGGCTCACGGCGTCGGAGCCGTCGGCCGCGGTTTCCGCCGCTGCGACGAAAACGCCGACACCCACGCCAACCCCTACGCCACTGACCCCGGCCGAAGCGCTGCTCGAAGAGGCAAACGACCCCTCGGCGTGCGCGGTGAGTTTCGTGGGCGATTCCGTCCCGGATGCGCCTATGCTGCAAACGCAGGACGCACTGTTTTCTTACCTGCCGATACCCGAGCGCGAGGGCGCCGTTTTCGCCGGGTGGTACGCGACAGAGGCGGATGCCGCATCCCGCAATACCGCGGCTCGCGTCAACGGGTCTGACGTCGTTGCGTGCACCGATCAGGAACTCACCCTCTACGGTGGTTGGGCGAGCCCGGACGATGTCACGGCCGAAGACACCGGTGTACCGATCTTGATGTACCACCAGTTCACGACGCGGCCAGAGGGTGAAGACGGTTGGCTGCGCGGTAATTACGCCTATATCGGTGATTTTGAAGAGCAGATCACCTACATCGCCGACTCCGGCTTCTACCTCCCCACCTGGGACGAACTCAGCGCCTTCATCGATGGGCGACTCTTCCTCCCTAACCGATCGGTCATCGTCACCGACGACGACGCCGACTCGTCGTGGCTCGAGCTCGCAGCCCCGGTCGTCGATTCGCACGGGGTGCTCACGACATCCTTCGTCATCACGAAGTATCGATCCGAGGGCACACCGTCGAAATATGTCTTGCAGCGCTCACACACGAACGACATGCATGAAGCCGGTGCAAATGGCGAAGGCCGCATGGTCAACTACACCGCCGAAGAAATCGCCGCAGATATGCAGACGTCAGCGGATATTCTCGGCGCCAAAGAAATCATGGCCTACCCGTACGGGCACTACAACGACACGGCAAAAGAGGGGCTCCGGCAAGCCGGCTTCGACATGGCGCGGACGATCGAGCAGGGCTACGTGCACGTCGGCACCGACAAGCTGGCGCTCCCCTGCATCCGTATGAACTACGGCATGGGATTAAACGACCTGATTTCGCTCATCGGCTAA
- a CDS encoding glycosyltransferase yields MQVTVIVPTFNEAPNVAELVQRVSAATAGLDAEILFVDDSTDATPEAVKAAAETASIPVRLIHRDRPTGGLGGAVVAGLRAAAFDACIVMDGDLQHPPEEIPTLLTRFESGGVDVVVASRYAGNGSAAGLADHTRIAVSRLSTALTKAMFPIRLKDVSDPMTGFFLVDRRSIDVEALRPHGFKILLEILARRPLRVTEVPFEFADRHAGASKASLREGLHFFSQLTSLRFGKMSLFAVIGGLGAIINLLIVWLLSRTGVGDIAAMIVAAEITILGNFVLQERFVFNDMKSDAAGVWSRFAKSFAFNNTELLVRIPVTALMISTWHISVVIATAITLVVAFVVRFMFHSLVVYAPRTSRRPSKMRAFVEEADRQAMSPGEL; encoded by the coding sequence ATGCAGGTCACCGTCATTGTGCCGACGTTCAATGAGGCACCCAACGTTGCCGAGCTCGTGCAGCGAGTGTCTGCTGCGACCGCGGGCCTGGACGCTGAGATTCTTTTCGTGGACGACAGCACCGACGCCACACCGGAAGCGGTGAAAGCAGCCGCTGAGACGGCGTCGATTCCGGTGCGTCTCATCCATCGTGATCGGCCGACAGGCGGCCTTGGCGGCGCCGTCGTCGCCGGACTTCGTGCAGCCGCGTTCGATGCGTGCATAGTGATGGACGGCGACCTCCAGCATCCACCCGAGGAGATTCCGACCCTCCTCACCCGCTTCGAGAGCGGCGGAGTCGATGTCGTCGTGGCGTCAAGGTACGCCGGAAACGGATCGGCAGCGGGCCTCGCCGACCACACTCGTATCGCGGTATCGCGCTTGTCGACGGCTCTGACGAAGGCGATGTTCCCGATTCGATTGAAGGATGTCTCCGACCCGATGACCGGGTTTTTCCTCGTTGACCGGCGAAGCATCGACGTCGAGGCTCTGCGCCCGCACGGGTTTAAGATTCTGCTCGAAATACTCGCTCGGCGTCCGCTGCGCGTCACTGAAGTGCCCTTCGAATTCGCCGACCGCCATGCCGGCGCATCAAAGGCGTCGCTGCGTGAAGGGCTGCACTTTTTCTCTCAACTCACATCGTTGCGGTTCGGCAAGATGTCGCTTTTCGCCGTCATCGGCGGGCTCGGCGCGATCATCAATCTTCTGATCGTCTGGCTGCTTTCCCGCACGGGTGTCGGTGATATCGCCGCGATGATCGTCGCCGCTGAGATCACAATCCTCGGCAACTTCGTGTTGCAGGAACGCTTCGTTTTCAATGACATGAAAAGCGATGCGGCAGGTGTCTGGAGCCGGTTCGCGAAGTCGTTCGCGTTCAACAACACGGAGTTGCTCGTTCGCATACCGGTGACGGCATTGATGATCTCGACGTGGCATATCTCCGTCGTAATTGCGACGGCCATCACGCTGGTCGTCGCTTTCGTGGTGCGTTTCATGTTCCACTCACTGGTGGTCTACGCGCCGCGCACGTCGCGCCGGCCATCGAAAATGCGTGCCTTCGTCGAAGAGGCCGACCGCCAGGCGATGTCGCCCGGCGAGCTGTAG
- a CDS encoding glutaredoxin family protein, giving the protein MTTNATPLTLFGADWCRDCRRTKAQLDELGVEYEYVDLVATPEAADVAHEISGRTNIPVVLYPDATHHVEPSNDDVATKLRELSLI; this is encoded by the coding sequence ATGACCACTAACGCAACCCCCCTCACGCTTTTCGGCGCCGACTGGTGCCGGGACTGCCGCCGCACCAAGGCTCAACTCGATGAGCTAGGCGTCGAATACGAATACGTCGACCTCGTAGCGACCCCCGAAGCGGCCGATGTCGCGCACGAAATTTCGGGTCGCACCAACATTCCGGTCGTGCTGTACCCCGATGCAACGCACCACGTCGAGCCGAGCAATGACGATGTCGCGACCAAGCTTCGGGAGCTTTCGCTCATCTAG
- a CDS encoding acyltransferase family protein produces MHSTDPISTQQLADSSSRPAARRDIQGLRAVAVVAVVLSHLLEWPIGGFAGVDVFFVISGYLLTAIILRDIAATGSVSLRSFYARRIRRILPAAVVVLIAVSVASYFAFNRPRAITTMWDAVSSFFLVANWDFALTGTDYFQAADAVSPLQHFWSLSVEEQFYLVWPGLLACTLLLLPVAARKTTRARVVVGALAGGVLAASFAWAVVQSSSDPTVAYFSTLTRGWEIALGAVIAVLAPRLARLSTAIGALLSWVGLAIVIASFFLLSPSNPPFPGPGAALPVCGAALVIVGGMRGGAQHHLFPLTNPVSVFFGNISYSLYLWHFPVIVFAAVLLPESTELNLAIVVGGIFVFSLTSYFLIEQPLHRSPWLRRYAPSSDAQAAKTPPPVQPVRDEAPVATPRIETRPAGWTPGQRYFPGSAPRPSQPRPSQPRPSQPRIVPPRQDVVLAAAAPAAPEPAEPPVVSMSARETRRAAWSRWRETFGSQLGITAGAFAVAVTALLLLTNSAMGGSLITPIGPTVAATSDDATDPTPAIQAELAAATQATEWPDLNPSMDSAITAGSQTNPARTCFEPATTPDVNACTWGNANAPRHMYLVGDSTAMAYAPAFKKIAENSGGNWRITTIGLYGCRFTDVLVQNSGAGVMDACTQRKADIAAIVAADSPDLVVVSNAYTLGNTVAGQPLSVTDLVSGTQNEMAQFDAAGRILYLAPPPMGASLGSCYSPLTSPLNCLAGVDPTWTEYEMAMEVAATVSGDHAMSSLSFSCWEGSCPAFAGGIPTKYDQTHMTAAYAEHIAPVIQWNLTQLGLM; encoded by the coding sequence GTGCACTCGACCGACCCCATCTCCACACAGCAACTCGCGGACTCTTCTTCGCGCCCTGCTGCTCGTCGTGATATTCAAGGGCTGCGCGCTGTCGCTGTCGTCGCGGTGGTACTGAGCCACCTCCTCGAGTGGCCGATCGGCGGTTTCGCGGGCGTCGATGTGTTTTTCGTCATCTCGGGCTACCTGCTCACGGCGATCATTTTGCGAGACATCGCCGCAACCGGATCGGTATCGCTGCGCTCGTTTTACGCCAGGCGCATCCGACGGATCCTTCCCGCGGCCGTTGTCGTATTGATCGCCGTCAGTGTCGCGTCTTACTTCGCCTTCAACCGACCGCGTGCAATCACCACGATGTGGGACGCGGTTTCGTCGTTCTTCCTCGTGGCCAACTGGGACTTCGCTCTCACCGGCACCGACTACTTCCAGGCAGCGGATGCCGTCTCGCCCCTGCAGCATTTCTGGTCGCTGTCGGTCGAGGAACAGTTCTACCTCGTCTGGCCCGGCCTTCTCGCGTGCACGCTGCTGCTCTTGCCAGTAGCGGCGCGAAAAACAACACGCGCCAGAGTCGTGGTGGGCGCGCTCGCGGGTGGTGTGCTGGCGGCATCCTTCGCCTGGGCGGTTGTGCAGAGCTCGAGCGACCCAACAGTCGCGTATTTTTCCACGCTGACTCGGGGCTGGGAGATCGCCCTTGGTGCAGTGATCGCGGTTCTTGCGCCGCGACTCGCGCGGCTGTCCACAGCAATTGGCGCGCTCCTCAGCTGGGTGGGGCTTGCGATTGTCATTGCCTCGTTCTTTCTGTTGTCCCCCTCGAATCCGCCCTTTCCGGGCCCGGGCGCTGCCCTCCCCGTGTGCGGCGCGGCACTCGTCATCGTCGGTGGGATGCGGGGCGGCGCTCAACATCACCTGTTTCCGCTCACGAACCCCGTGAGTGTCTTCTTCGGCAACATCTCCTACTCGCTCTACCTCTGGCACTTTCCTGTCATCGTGTTCGCCGCGGTGCTCCTTCCGGAGAGCACAGAGCTCAACCTCGCCATCGTGGTGGGCGGCATCTTCGTGTTCTCGTTGACGTCGTATTTCCTCATTGAGCAGCCGCTGCACCGCTCACCGTGGCTCCGGCGATATGCGCCGTCGTCTGATGCGCAGGCAGCGAAGACGCCGCCACCCGTTCAGCCTGTGCGGGATGAAGCGCCAGTTGCCACGCCACGCATCGAGACACGACCAGCGGGCTGGACTCCCGGTCAGCGCTACTTTCCCGGATCAGCTCCGCGCCCGTCGCAACCGCGCCCGTCGCAACCGCGCCCGTCGCAACCGCGCATCGTGCCGCCGCGGCAAGATGTCGTTCTCGCCGCCGCAGCACCCGCAGCACCAGAGCCCGCTGAGCCTCCTGTGGTGTCGATGAGCGCGCGTGAAACTCGGCGCGCCGCCTGGTCACGGTGGCGGGAAACATTCGGGTCGCAGCTCGGAATCACAGCGGGCGCCTTCGCCGTTGCTGTGACTGCACTGCTGCTTCTGACGAACAGCGCGATGGGCGGCTCACTCATCACTCCCATCGGGCCAACAGTCGCGGCCACTTCCGACGACGCAACTGACCCGACGCCGGCGATTCAGGCTGAGCTCGCGGCCGCGACCCAGGCGACGGAGTGGCCCGACCTCAACCCCTCGATGGATAGTGCGATCACTGCCGGATCACAAACGAACCCGGCCCGCACATGCTTCGAGCCCGCAACGACGCCCGATGTAAACGCCTGCACGTGGGGAAACGCCAACGCCCCGCGCCATATGTATCTCGTCGGCGACTCGACCGCGATGGCCTACGCGCCCGCGTTCAAAAAGATCGCCGAAAACAGCGGCGGCAACTGGCGCATCACAACAATCGGTCTCTACGGATGCCGCTTCACCGATGTCCTCGTACAGAATTCTGGTGCTGGAGTCATGGATGCCTGCACTCAGCGGAAAGCCGATATCGCGGCGATCGTGGCCGCCGATTCGCCCGATCTCGTCGTCGTTTCGAACGCGTACACACTCGGAAACACCGTCGCCGGCCAGCCGCTGTCGGTCACCGATCTGGTGTCAGGCACGCAAAACGAGATGGCGCAGTTCGATGCGGCCGGACGCATTCTCTACCTTGCACCTCCCCCCATGGGCGCAAGCCTCGGAAGCTGTTACTCCCCGCTCACGAGCCCGCTCAACTGCCTCGCCGGTGTCGATCCAACCTGGACCGAATACGAAATGGCGATGGAAGTCGCAGCGACGGTCTCGGGCGACCATGCGATGAGTTCACTCAGTTTTAGTTGCTGGGAAGGTTCGTGCCCAGCTTTTGCCGGCGGAATCCCCACGAAGTACGACCAAACCCACATGACGGCGGCATATGCAGAGCACATTGCTCCCGTTATCCAATGGAATCTCACACAGCTCGGACTCATGTGA
- a CDS encoding aldehyde dehydrogenase family protein: MSDSPLAEAIRSEIDAAVVSLETGARLWAQLTVAQRSQLLERVRMTVAAVADEWVDAASRAKNLDPASPLRGEEWLTGPYVTLQALSAYRRTLTSLAAGGSPLDGVSTGTAPGNRLRINAFPAVPLDHLVLSGFRGEVWLQPGVSLDDARAHAGLAQRHPRESHGIGLVLGAGNVTGIPILDALYELLAAGRVVLLKLNPTQDGLADVFTRALAPLIEPGFVRIVTGGGDVGAYLTQHPGIGHVHITGSAATFDAIVWGGDKERADPALQTPITAELGGVAPIIVMPGAWSDADLRYQAEHIATMRLHNGGHNCVAGQVVIISRDWHLREKFLEVLADAYRDAPHRTPWYPRSDEKLATARNDYPEATWSADGTRALVDLLPGEAHDLEMTEYFAPVLGVVELAGSGQEFLDAAVAHANNKLVGTLGANVLIDPATEATLGAGFERAISDLHYGGIAINTWTGVVFATPVLSWGAFPGGTLGDVGSGLGVVHNALLLDHVERSVLRGPFRPFPRSASIDSVRHGQFSVIARPPWFVTSRTADRVGEGLTKFQTDHDPLRLARTLALAMRA; encoded by the coding sequence ATGAGCGATTCTCCACTCGCCGAAGCGATCCGCTCCGAGATCGATGCTGCGGTCGTGAGCCTTGAAACAGGTGCCCGGCTATGGGCGCAGCTCACTGTTGCGCAGCGCTCTCAGCTCTTAGAGCGTGTGCGTATGACGGTCGCGGCCGTCGCTGACGAATGGGTAGATGCGGCGTCTCGTGCCAAAAATCTCGACCCGGCGAGTCCGCTTCGCGGAGAAGAGTGGCTCACCGGGCCCTATGTCACACTTCAAGCACTGAGCGCATATCGCCGCACGCTCACGTCCCTTGCTGCCGGTGGCAGCCCGCTCGATGGCGTTTCGACGGGCACCGCCCCCGGTAATCGCCTGCGGATCAATGCGTTTCCCGCTGTGCCCCTCGACCACCTCGTGCTGTCGGGCTTTCGGGGTGAAGTGTGGCTCCAACCGGGGGTGTCTCTCGACGACGCTCGCGCGCACGCAGGTCTTGCGCAGCGGCATCCGCGCGAAAGCCACGGCATCGGTCTCGTGCTGGGGGCCGGAAACGTCACCGGAATACCCATACTCGACGCCCTCTACGAGCTGCTCGCCGCCGGTCGAGTGGTGCTGTTGAAGCTCAATCCCACGCAAGACGGCTTGGCAGATGTCTTCACCCGCGCGCTTGCCCCTCTCATCGAGCCGGGATTCGTGCGGATCGTGACGGGCGGAGGAGATGTCGGCGCGTACCTGACGCAGCATCCGGGCATCGGTCACGTGCACATCACCGGATCTGCGGCCACCTTCGATGCGATCGTGTGGGGTGGCGATAAAGAACGCGCCGATCCCGCTCTGCAAACCCCGATCACGGCGGAACTCGGCGGTGTGGCGCCTATCATCGTCATGCCCGGCGCCTGGAGCGACGCCGATCTTCGGTATCAGGCCGAACACATCGCAACCATGCGTCTTCATAACGGTGGACACAACTGTGTGGCCGGACAGGTCGTAATCATCAGTCGCGACTGGCACCTGCGAGAGAAGTTCCTCGAGGTGCTCGCAGACGCCTATCGTGACGCACCACATCGCACGCCCTGGTATCCGCGAAGCGATGAAAAACTCGCGACCGCGCGAAACGATTACCCCGAGGCAACATGGAGCGCCGACGGCACACGCGCCCTCGTCGACCTTCTGCCTGGCGAAGCACATGACCTCGAAATGACCGAATACTTCGCGCCGGTTTTGGGAGTCGTGGAGCTCGCCGGAAGCGGTCAAGAGTTTCTCGACGCCGCTGTGGCCCACGCCAATAACAAGCTCGTCGGCACCCTCGGCGCAAACGTGCTTATCGACCCCGCCACGGAAGCGACACTCGGGGCCGGTTTCGAAAGGGCGATCTCCGATCTGCACTATGGCGGAATCGCCATCAACACCTGGACAGGGGTCGTCTTCGCGACGCCGGTCTTATCGTGGGGTGCATTCCCCGGCGGCACACTCGGCGACGTCGGGAGCGGGCTCGGCGTCGTACACAACGCTCTTTTACTCGACCACGTGGAGCGATCAGTTCTTCGTGGGCCGTTTCGCCCATTTCCCCGGTCGGCCTCGATCGACAGCGTGCGCCACGGTCAATTTTCGGTGATCGCTCGGCCACCGTGGTTTGTCACGTCTCGCACTGCTGATCGTGTCGGCGAAGGGCTTACGAAGTTTCAGACCGACCACGATCCGCTGCGGCTGGCTCGTACGCTCGCCCTCGCCATGCGAGCGTAA
- a CDS encoding glutamate decarboxylase, with translation MPDDELTPVFDRGTRTSSRARNRLPAQPMLPETAYQLVHDEALLDGNARLNLATFVTTWMDDHANRLYAETFDKNMIDKDEYPSTAAVEDHCWRILGELWNSPNVEDAVGTSTTGSSEACMLGGLAFKRRWQHARRAEGKSTEKPNLVMSSAVQVCWEKFCNYWDVEMRLVPVTAEHPVFDGSDLENYVDENTIGVVAIMGVTYTGAYEPVREIAAKLDEIQQKTGLDIPIHVDGASGAMIAPFVQPDLEWDFRLERVHSISTSGHKYGGVYPGLGWVVWREAKWLPEDLVMRVSYLGGDMPTFALNFSRPGAQVLLQYYLFLRLGFSGYTEMQQGSQDVAVYLSRAIGEMKPFRLISSGTDIPVFAWTLNDDYTDKWTLYDLSDRLRMRGWLIPAYPLPADLEEVIVQRIVVRADLSLDMAQKLMGDFRDEVAYLDGLPSAMPDAERAPAFHH, from the coding sequence ATGCCAGATGACGAATTGACCCCAGTGTTTGATCGAGGGACGCGAACCAGTTCACGCGCGCGTAATCGCCTCCCGGCTCAGCCGATGCTTCCCGAGACGGCGTATCAGCTCGTGCACGACGAAGCTCTGCTCGATGGCAACGCACGCCTCAACCTCGCCACGTTCGTGACGACCTGGATGGACGATCACGCGAACCGTCTCTATGCCGAGACGTTCGATAAGAACATGATCGACAAAGACGAGTACCCCTCGACGGCAGCGGTGGAAGACCATTGCTGGCGAATTCTCGGAGAGCTCTGGAATTCACCAAATGTCGAGGATGCCGTGGGAACATCCACGACGGGATCGAGTGAGGCCTGCATGCTCGGTGGCCTCGCCTTCAAGCGTCGCTGGCAGCATGCCCGCCGCGCCGAAGGTAAGTCGACGGAGAAACCGAACCTCGTCATGTCGAGTGCGGTTCAGGTGTGTTGGGAAAAGTTCTGCAACTACTGGGATGTCGAGATGCGACTCGTGCCGGTGACGGCCGAGCACCCGGTTTTCGACGGATCTGACCTGGAGAACTACGTTGACGAAAACACGATAGGTGTCGTCGCGATCATGGGCGTCACCTACACGGGCGCATATGAGCCGGTGCGAGAAATCGCCGCAAAGCTCGACGAGATTCAGCAGAAAACGGGCCTCGACATCCCGATTCACGTCGATGGTGCATCGGGCGCGATGATTGCACCGTTCGTGCAGCCTGACCTCGAGTGGGACTTCCGCCTCGAAAGAGTGCACTCGATCTCAACCTCCGGGCACAAGTACGGTGGCGTCTACCCCGGTCTCGGATGGGTCGTATGGCGCGAAGCGAAGTGGCTTCCGGAGGATCTCGTCATGCGGGTGTCGTATCTCGGCGGCGACATGCCCACGTTCGCGCTGAACTTCTCGCGCCCCGGCGCTCAAGTGCTGTTGCAGTACTACCTGTTCTTGAGGCTGGGATTTTCTGGATACACCGAGATGCAGCAGGGGTCCCAGGATGTCGCGGTGTACCTTTCGCGCGCTATCGGCGAGATGAAGCCGTTCCGTCTCATCAGCTCGGGCACCGACATTCCGGTGTTTGCGTGGACACTGAACGATGACTACACCGACAAATGGACGCTTTACGACCTGAGTGACCGGCTGCGCATGCGGGGGTGGTTGATACCGGCGTATCCACTACCCGCAGATCTAGAAGAGGTCATCGTGCAGCGAATCGTCGTACGTGCCGACTTGAGTCTCGATATGGCGCAGAAGCTCATGGGTGATTTCCGTGACGAAGTCGCGTATCTCGATGGCTTACCGTCAGCGATGCCGGACGCTGAACGGGCCCCCGCTTTCCACCACTAG
- a CDS encoding SDR family NAD(P)-dependent oxidoreductase, with product MSRRAADWNPRLLPDLTGRTYLVTGSNAGLGFFSSEQLARAGARVIMTGRSPNRLAAARNALLSRVTDATTTGPVETLLLDTSNLGSVRAAAASVKHMVRKGLRFESRIDGLLLNAGTVHPPKERCETLDGNELVFATNVLGHFALAGELLPALAAAEGRMVWLGSMSTSMGPYDPIDPQLVKDYSPWRAYVQSKVATTALGLEADRRLRDTGVPVESVIAHPGYAISGRTPFVRGVNEPTRRARFVDNLQAPITQSKEHGAWPLVRALVDPDVEGGEMWGPKYVMHGEPRRTTPSRITRSTELGDRLWHVCEKAAQVRWPFEKAARA from the coding sequence GTGAGCCGACGCGCTGCGGACTGGAATCCGCGCCTTCTGCCCGACCTCACGGGTCGGACATACCTTGTCACGGGTTCCAACGCGGGCTTGGGATTTTTCTCGAGTGAACAACTCGCCCGAGCGGGCGCGCGGGTCATCATGACGGGCCGCAGTCCGAACCGTTTAGCGGCGGCCCGGAACGCATTGCTGTCGCGAGTGACGGATGCCACAACGACAGGCCCCGTCGAAACACTTCTTCTCGATACGAGCAATCTGGGTTCGGTGCGCGCCGCAGCAGCGTCTGTGAAGCACATGGTGCGAAAAGGACTGAGGTTCGAAAGCCGGATCGATGGCCTCTTACTCAACGCCGGCACGGTTCACCCGCCGAAAGAGCGGTGTGAAACGCTCGACGGAAACGAGCTCGTCTTCGCAACGAACGTGCTGGGCCATTTCGCTCTCGCGGGCGAATTGCTTCCGGCGCTCGCCGCAGCCGAGGGTCGCATGGTTTGGCTGGGGAGTATGTCGACGTCGATGGGACCCTACGACCCGATCGATCCGCAGCTCGTCAAGGACTACAGCCCATGGCGTGCCTACGTGCAGTCGAAAGTCGCCACGACCGCTCTGGGGCTCGAGGCAGACCGGCGCTTGCGGGATACCGGTGTGCCGGTAGAAAGTGTGATTGCGCATCCCGGCTACGCCATCAGTGGGCGCACGCCGTTTGTGCGTGGCGTCAACGAGCCCACACGAAGAGCGCGCTTTGTCGACAATCTGCAAGCCCCCATAACGCAGTCCAAAGAGCACGGCGCGTGGCCACTCGTACGGGCCCTCGTCGACCCAGACGTTGAGGGCGGCGAAATGTGGGGCCCGAAGTATGTCATGCACGGCGAGCCGCGCCGCACGACGCCATCTCGCATCACCCGCAGCACTGAACTCGGTGACCGGCTGTGGCACGTATGCGAAAAAGCCGCCCAGGTTCGGTGGCCGTTCGAAAAGGCTGCTCGCGCCTGA
- a CDS encoding HAD-IIA family hydrolase — protein MRTRADIDCWLTDMDGVLVHENHPVPGAAELLAQWRDGGTPFLVLTNNPIFTPRDLSARLRRSGLDVPEDNIWTSALATAEFLKSQLPGGSAFVIGEAGLTTALHEAGYIITESQPDYVVVGETRQYSFEAITKAIRFINAGARFIVTNPDATGPTSEGVVPATGSFAALITKATGKDPYVVGKPNPMMFRSALNRIGAHSETTGMIGDRMDTDVVAGIEAGLHTVLVMTGISDAAEIERYPFRPDEVLDSVADLLSTGPFESEMPDAGVSDLL, from the coding sequence ATGCGAACCCGCGCGGATATTGACTGCTGGCTCACCGATATGGACGGCGTGCTCGTGCACGAAAACCACCCCGTCCCCGGAGCGGCTGAGCTCCTCGCGCAGTGGCGCGACGGTGGCACGCCCTTTCTGGTGCTCACGAACAACCCCATCTTCACCCCACGCGATTTGAGCGCGAGGCTCCGCCGTTCGGGCCTCGATGTGCCCGAAGACAACATCTGGACTTCTGCCCTTGCCACTGCCGAATTCTTGAAGTCGCAGCTCCCGGGCGGGTCGGCGTTCGTCATCGGCGAAGCGGGACTCACCACCGCGCTCCACGAGGCCGGCTACATCATCACGGAATCCCAGCCCGACTACGTCGTCGTGGGCGAGACCCGTCAGTACTCGTTCGAAGCGATCACGAAAGCCATCCGCTTCATCAACGCTGGTGCACGTTTCATCGTGACCAACCCGGATGCCACGGGCCCCACCTCCGAGGGAGTGGTCCCCGCGACCGGGTCGTTCGCAGCCCTCATCACAAAGGCGACGGGCAAAGACCCGTACGTCGTGGGCAAGCCGAACCCCATGATGTTCCGCTCGGCGCTCAACCGCATCGGCGCGCACTCAGAGACCACGGGCATGATCGGTGACCGCATGGACACCGACGTTGTCGCTGGTATCGAAGCGGGTCTCCACACCGTGCTCGTCATGACCGGAATCAGTGACGCTGCCGAGATCGAACGCTACCCGTTCCGACCCGACGAAGTGCTGGACTCTGTTGCAGATCTGCTCAGCACGGGCCCGTTCGAGTCGGAGATGCCCGACGCGGGGGTCTCCGACCTTCTATGA
- the pyrE gene encoding orotate phosphoribosyltransferase, whose protein sequence is MTVAATPEIESDRQALIALIKDEAVFHGDFTLSSGKKATYYVDMRKLTLDHRAAPAIGRIMLDLVRDVDGVVAVGGLTLGADPIANAVMHESVHANHPLDAFVVRKEPKDHGRGRQIEGADVAGKRVVVLEDTSTTGQSALKAVEALRREGAEPVAVAVIVDRKTGAQAAVEAAGLQWLAAIDLNDLGLAPQ, encoded by the coding sequence GTGACTGTCGCCGCTACGCCCGAGATCGAATCCGACCGCCAAGCTCTCATCGCCCTCATCAAAGATGAGGCGGTGTTCCATGGCGACTTCACGCTGTCGAGCGGCAAGAAAGCAACGTACTACGTCGATATGCGAAAGCTCACGCTCGACCACCGGGCGGCTCCCGCGATCGGGCGCATCATGCTCGACCTCGTCCGTGATGTTGATGGCGTGGTCGCCGTCGGCGGACTTACTCTCGGCGCTGATCCAATCGCGAACGCCGTGATGCACGAGTCCGTGCACGCGAACCACCCACTCGACGCCTTCGTCGTGCGCAAAGAGCCCAAAGACCACGGTCGCGGTCGTCAGATCGAGGGCGCGGATGTCGCGGGCAAACGCGTCGTCGTGCTCGAAGACACCTCGACCACCGGCCAGTCGGCACTGAAAGCAGTTGAAGCATTGCGCCGCGAGGGGGCGGAGCCCGTTGCGGTCGCTGTCATTGTCGACCGCAAGACTGGGGCGCAGGCCGCCGTCGAAGCGGCCGGTTTGCAGTGGCTTGCAGCGATCGATCTCAACGACTTGGGTCTTGCACCTCAGTAA